TTTTATAGGGTTCAGTTTTGTCATTCTAGAGTTTTTACACATTGCAAAATGTTCCATAACTTTTTCCTTCGTGTGACCTGATGAACATCACCATGTTGATTGGCATTGAATGAGATCTACCATTTCTGACCTTTTGTGAACTCTGCTTCTCAGGCATTTCTTCAACATGCCTCTCGGTAGCATTTCTTCGCAAGAACCGTGGCAGTATAATCAAGTTAGATTAAATATAGCTTTCTTTCAAGAAATGTTTAGGTCACAGATGTGTATTTGCAGTCAAATCAAGCATCCAAGTGACACACGTAATATCCTTGTCGTGAGTGACTGGTATTTGAATTCATTTGACACCAATTTACATACAGTGcatacggaaagtattcagaccccttccctttttccacattttctaacgttacagccttattctaaaatggtttaaataatatttttctcatctacacacaataccccataatgacaaagcaaaaacattttttttattttagcaaatgtatacaAATATTATAAacggataccttatttacataagtattcaggcacTTTGCTATGACTCGGGAATTGAGCTTGGCTAtatccggtttccattgatcatctttgagatgtttcaacaacttgattggagtccacctgtggtaaaattcaattgatttgacatgatttggtaaGAGACgcaactgtctatataagatcccagagttgacagtggatatcagagcaaaaaccaagccatgaggtcaaaggaattgtctgtagagccctgagacaggattgtgccttGACACatatttggggaagggtaccaaaaaaattctgcagcattgaagttccccaagaacatagtggcctccatcattcttcaatggcagaagtttggaaccaccaagactcttcctggagctggccgcccatccaaactgagcaatcgtggaagaagggaggtgaccaagaacctgatggtcactgacagagctccagagttcttctgtggagatggctgtccttctggaaggttctcctatctctgcagcactccaccaatcaggcctttatcgtagagtggccagatgcaagccattcttcagtaaaaggcacatgacagcccgcttgtagtttgccaaatggcacctaaaggactctgaccatgagaaacaagattatctggtctgatgaaaccaagattaacctctttggcctgaatgtgaaGCGTAACctgtggaggaaacctggcaccacccctatggggaagcatggtggtggcagcatcatgctttggggatgttttttagcggcagggactgggagactagtcaggattaggGAAAGAAGAAtgcagcaaagtacagagagatccttgatgaaaacctacgccagagtgctcaggacctcagaatggggtccaagacaacgcaggagtgacttgggcacaagtctctgaatggACTAACCAGAGCCTgggcttgaacccaatcgaacatctctggagagaccttaaaatagctgtgcagcgacgctccccatccaacctgacagcttgagaggatctgcagagaagaatgggaggaactctccaaatacaggtgtgccaagcgtgtagcgtcatacccaataagatttgaggctgtaatcactgccaaagtcgcttcaacaaagtactgagtaaaaggtctgaatacttatgtaaatgttatatttccggGGTGCGGGGTGttgtaaattttaaaaaatgtctaaaccaatttttgctttgtcgttatggggtattgtgtgtagattgatgaagggggagaaagcaatttaatcaattttaaatgaaggctgtaacttaacaaaatgtggaaaaagtcaaggggcctgaatactttccgaatgacaAAAATAGTGTTAATCCCAGCCTAGTGGCTGTCTTAGCTGTGAGTGTCTGGGTTGTTTTGGAAAGACTCCTTGAACTTCCATTAAGAAACACACTTTTCGtttaaaaacaaatattttcAAAACGTCATGTATTGTGTGCCGTGGCTGTCTCGTCTCTGATACCACTTTATAACTGGGTGTAAAGTCAGGGCGATTCGACATCCCATTGCTTCACTGCATCCTCAAGACTTCTTGACCACACACTCATTCTGGCTCACCACCTCATAGTGCACTGCCATGAAGAGATTGCTGTTATTAACAAATAACAAGTGATAGCGCCTTACTCGGCTTATTAACCACTTTAAATTATTGTTCTTTTTTAAAGTATTGCCATGTTCCCAGATCATAAAGGAATAAAATGTACAGAAATGTGTTGGTGTTAACTAATCATGTTGATAGTATTTTTCATTGTTAAAGCTCTCTAACATTTTAATAAATGTGAGTTAATGGTTGGATACTAGTTATTTTTTCTTATGTGAAGATGAAGGATCTttatcatgtaaaaaaaaaaatctaaataaacaATGGGCAACTGGAACTTCAGTCTTGCGTgatatttcttttttttacattttaagtCCCGCAAAACCTCAATTCAGACGCTATCAAATATCTGACACTGAAATTAATTTAGTAACTGTCCGGTGAAAATCTCACTTAAAAgttcatattctgttaactcatacccaaataatgttgttgactcttCCTATACTCGTATTTGTGGCCAAAACACAAattagagaaatgacaataaaaaAACTCAAACTTGCTATTTCCTCTTATTTTTACgagttatctttgaaagacaaggtcctgaaaaaaggacgtttctttttttgctgagtttatatccgAGGGATTGTGCTTGGGTCGACTGCAGGGAATGAGAGGTAATGTGTTTTAGTCTACGGAGCAGAGCTCCTCTCAAGGGGGTGATAACCATGCCTCTAAGTGTAGAGGATTAGCAACTAAAGAAGGTTCTTGGCATGTGTGAAGCACGGCGATTAACCAGAAATCGAGGCGGCTGGAAGGAGGAAAGTCTGGCTGTGATGCTGTGCTTTGAGTTGGAGGTTCTCCCTGATAGGGTGATGTTAGGATATGAGTTATTTGGTTAGAGCATTTGTGCCTAATGTTTTTCAGGGTTTCCGCTGCCAGAAGTATGGGCATGGTCAGTGTGTAGGAAGGTTCAGCTAAGATGTGGTAGGGGTGGAGGTTTCCATTTAGTGGAGACATGTCTGAAGGAGGAGCCCTGACAGTGTAGTAACTGTGAAGATAGTCATTAAGCCAAGAATACAGAAATCCTGGTTAAAGTGAAACCGATAGAGGTAGCTAAAGTCAGAGTAGGACCGGGTGTTACATATGCAGtgagaagggtggagagagagagggaatgctTCTGCTGTCGCTGTGATAACAGGGCCAATGAAAAAAGTTAATGTTACTGTGCGTTGACAAATCCAGGTTTTTGGCCTTCATGGTAATGGTCGTGAATTGTGCTGCGCAAGTAGAAAGCGGGTCAGAGAATTGCCATTATTGTGAAAGCGGCAGGATGTTTTCTGGATGCTCGAGACATAACTGCAGAGGATCAACAGAAGATGTTGGGAGAAGGAGTGCCACCCTCCCAGGCCTGTGGGCCAAGAAGGAATTAATTTACCTGAACTCTAGCATGGATTGTTGGCTAGGGGTGGGTGGTGTAGTATATGTAGTTtgggatgtttcttttttatttgtgcaaaaaaaaaaaatgtttgcattTGAAGTTGAAAAACACAGTtgtattggatgccaaccgccatTAAACCCAAATGGAGAAGAAGTACTCTCATTCATATTTTTAATGACGGGTATATGCCCACACAATTCTGTTATTGGAGTACGCTTACaacattccaacacagaaaagctgtTCTTAAAACATACTTAACTACCATTttttggaaggaaaactatttTTCTCATATTGTAaataggtcatatttcatagaactctggcaacactggacagttactgtAACTTGGTGGCTGTCCTCGGGCTTAAATAGGAACCTTCATACAGATTCCTCGTCCCGTGACGGAAAATATTTGCGCGGCACTAAAACGCTTGGGTTTGTGTCACATTCATTCAAGAATCCCAAAATGGCAGGTCCAGATTTAGTCAAAACTGTGTTGTACACGATTAATAATATATTACAGCAAGAAAAGTATAAAGCTGCACTTGCAGTTGTTAAAGGATTCCGAAATGGTGCTGTGTGAGTTGTTTACTTAGCTACTTActttctagctagctagctaacttacgtTGCTtatttctagctagctagcttgtccACTTCGCTCGAATCTGTTATCTACGTTAGCTATTATTTTACAGCTTGCTATCCAAcgtacagtagctagctgcccTTTGAGCTAGTTAGCCAAGGTTGGCCAGCAAGCATATTGAAATAACTAGCTATGTAGCTAATGATGATGGTCAAGCAAAGTCAACTAGATGGACCTAGCGCTGTTGTTAGTTAACTAAAGTTAGTAGCTATCTATCAAACCCTGAAACATTTGACATTCGTTAACCTAActgtagctagcttgctaactcaGTGGTTTTTGACCTTTCTCAAGATTCATACAGTTTGGCTGACCtgccatatcacacacacacgtgtaaatCAGTTGACACTGACCTTGAACCTGATATTTCTCATTTCCAGTTATGGGGCAAAAATCCGGGCACCCCATGCTCTTGTCATGACGTTTCTTTTCAGAAGTGGAAGGTAAGAAGACATTTAAGCACTCTCCCAGATCCCTTAGCTAGCGCTAAAATACATCACAACTGCATCAAACATTGATAATGGTCTATTAACAATGGACAATGTGCTCCCCGCCCCCCCCATCACCCTTTTTCATATGCACAGCCTGAAAGATAAGCTGCGAGCCATTGTGAAGGCCACGTACCAACACTCGCGCAACCTCGCCTACTTTGTGTTCACGTACAAAGGACTGCAAGCCCTACAGGAGAGGATCCAGGGGAAGAGTCTACCATCTCAGTCCTTCTTCGCCGCCTGCCTCGGTGGCTGGTTGGTGTTTGGGGAAAACAACAACATCAATAGCCAGGTAATCCAGAACTAAAACATGGCATAAACTGCTCTATGATGATCTAGGGGAAGAGTTATAAGAGATGAAACTAGCACAAGTGCCAGAACCTCATTGGTAGCCctatttctccccccccccccccccccttcttgaAGTCTCAAGTAAGTCTATGGGCCAAATGTCCACTCCTGAAATGTTAAATGTGCAGGTGAGTTGTGAACTGTCCAAATAACCAGTGACACAAAAACAGCACACTGGAACATTTGTTCCTCGGTAGTCGTCCCATCCCATTTGTTATATTTGTCTTTCCACAAGAGATTAATAGCCAGATAAATTGACAATACTTATGTCACGAGGGCTGCGCTCAACCTGGGTTACGAGTGCCAATACATGCCCAATAAAACATCTGGATAGGTTGTCACCTTGTTGCACTATGTCAAGTCTTCAAAGTGGTTACGAGAGAAAATAGTGGTCGAAAGAAAGCTTGTTCTTATGTAGGCTAGCCAATATTCTACCTTACTGTATTTCTAATGAAATGTACTTCCTTGTTGTCTTGTCTAATGAAAGGATCTTTCTTGTTACGTCTCTAGATCAACATGTACCTGCTGTCTAGGATCCTGTTTGCCTTGTCTCGCCTGGCTGTGGAGAAAGGCATTGTACCACAGCCCAAGCGGGACCCCTTCCCCCTTTTTGCTACCCTGGTGTGGGGCA
This genomic window from Oncorhynchus nerka isolate Pitt River linkage group LG2, Oner_Uvic_2.0, whole genome shotgun sequence contains:
- the pxmp4 gene encoding peroxisomal membrane protein 4 — protein: MAGPDLVKTVLYTINNILQQEKYKAALAVVKGFRNGAVYGAKIRAPHALVMTFLFRSGSLKDKLRAIVKATYQHSRNLAYFVFTYKGLQALQERIQGKSLPSQSFFAACLGGWLVFGENNNINSQINMYLLSRILFALSRLAVEKGIVPQPKRDPFPLFATLVWGIVLWLFEYHPHTLQPSLQSSMNYLYHDSNVWHDISDFLVYNKPRTVAPK